In one Erinaceus europaeus chromosome 3, mEriEur2.1, whole genome shotgun sequence genomic region, the following are encoded:
- the HSD17B13 gene encoding 17-beta-hydroxysteroid dehydrogenase 13, with amino-acid sequence MNLALELLLLLVTILYSYVEALVSLFTPRRRKSVAGEVVLVTGAGHGIGRLTAHEFAKRRSKLGLWDINKVLVEETAAECRKHGATVHAFVVDCSNRQEIYNSVNQVKKEVGDMTILVNNAGMIYPVDLLSTTDKEITKTFEVNILGHFWITKALLPSMMKRNYGHIVTVASVCGHVVIPYFIPYCSSKFDALGFHRALTEELAVLGKTDIKTLCLCPVFVNTGFTKNPSTGFLPERALAAINRVQDVQFESVVGHKTKMK; translated from the exons ATGAACCTTGCCCTggagctcctcctgctcctggtcACTATCCTCTACTCCTATGTGGAGGCCTTGGTGAGCCTTTTCACTCCTCGGCGGAGGAAGTCTGTGGCCGGGGAAGTGGTGTTGGTCACCGGCGCTGGGCATGGCATCGGGAGGCTCACGGCCCACGAGTTTGCCAAGCGCAGGAGCAAGCTGGGGCTTTGGGACATCAACAAGGTACTG GTTGAGGAAACAGCAGCCGAATGCAGGAAGCATGGGGCCACTGTGCATGCGTTTGTGGTAGACTGCAGCAACAGGCAAGAGATTTACAACTCGGTCAACCAGGT GAAGAAAGAAGTGGGTGATATGACCATCCTTGTGAATAATGCTGGGATGATTTATCCAGTGGATCTTCTAAGCACCACGGATAAAGAGATTACCAAAACCTTCGAGGTCAACATCCTAGGACATTTTTGG ATTACGAAAGCGCTTCTCCCATCGATGATGAAGAGAAATTATGGCCACATTGTCACAGTGGCCTCAGTGTGTGGTCATGTAGTGATTCCCTACTTTATTCCATACTG TTCCAGCAAATTCGATGCCCTTGGCTTCCACAGAGCTCTGACAGAGGAACTTGCAGTCCTGGGAAAGACTGACATCAAGACTTTGTGTCTCTGCCCAGTTTTTGTAAATACAGGCTTCACCAAAAACCCCAGCACCGG ATTTCTCCCTGAACGAGCATTGGCAGCCATAAATCGTGTGCAGGACGTTCAGTTTGAATCAGTGGTTGGCCACAAAACCAAAATGAAGTGA